The segment CCCTTTCCAATTGGATGAACTACATTTGAGATCTTGCAAGTTAGGGCCTAGATTTCCAAATTGGATCCGAACCCAAAGGAATGTTACCATCCTTGACATCTCCAATGCTCAAATTTCTGATACCGTTCCAGCAGAGTGGTTTGCAAACTTGCCTCCTAAATTATATAGGTTAAATATTTCTAGCAACCAAATACATGGACAGCTACCTAATGTGTCGAAAATGAGTTCGAGTGAACTGAAATTTGATTTGAGTGCTAACCGTTTAGAGGGTCCACTGCCACTTTTTTCAACTAATGTCAGCTCCTTGAATCTCTCCAGAAATCGCTTTTCGGGGCCACTTTCACCTCTTTGTAAAGTCAATAATGGGGGGTTGGGTTTTCTAGACCTATCTGATAACCTATTATCTGGGCAACTTCCTAATTGTTTTATGAATTGGCCGAATCTACTTATCTTGAATTTGGCAAACAACAATTTCTTTGGTGAAGTTCCAAGCTCTTTCGGCTTCTTGTCGATGCTCCACACATTGAGTCTACATGATAACACTTTCTCTGGAGATTTTCCTAATTCCTTGAAAAATTGTAGCAACTTGAGATTTATGGACTTGGGAAACAATAGGTTCTCCGAAAAAATACCAGCATGGATTGCAGAAGACCTACCACAATTGATTGTTCTCATCCTGCGTTCCAATAAGTTTAGTGGAAGCATACCACGGGATACATGTAAGTTGAAATATTTACGAATCTTGGACCTCTCTTTAAATGACATCTCTGGAACTATACCACAGTGCCTCAATAATTTCACTGCCATGGCTCACAAAGCTGACTCTTCAACTAATCTTTTTGAGGGTGGTTACTATGACTCATATGGAAATAGTAATGGAGATTATGTTGACAGTGCCATGGTTGCATGGAAAGGAAGGGAGTACAAGTTTGGCAAAAATCTTGGACTACTAAAGATCATTAACCTTTCAAGTAACAAGTTGACAGGAAAACTTCCTACTGAAATTACTAGCCTTTTGGAGTTAGTTGTACTGAACGTATCCAAAAACAACTTAATTGGAGAAATTCCGCAAACAATTGGTCAGTTGAAGCTGTTAGAATCATTTGATATGTCATGGAATCAGTTTTCAGGTGAAATCCCATCAAGTATGTCAAAATTACAGTTTTTGAGCCACCTAAACCTATCTTTCAACAATTTATCTGGAAAAATTCCTTCAGGCACTCAACTCCAGGGCTTTGATGCAACTTGTTTCACTGGAAATAGGGCTCTTTGTGGGCCTCCACTGACACAAAAGTGTCCAGGTGAAGAAACACCAAACCAATGTTTACCAACTGACAATGGCAGTATTGAAGATGACAAGGACAATAGAGATGAATTCGAGAAATGGTTTTATGTTGGAGCAGGAATTGGATTTGCTGTAGGTTTTTGGGGCATATGCAGTTCTTTGATTCTAAAGCGGTCATGGAGACATGCCTATTTCCTATTATTGGACAACATGAAGGATTGGTTGTACGTAACAATGGAAGTGAACAAGGCAAGATTTTGGAGGATGTTTCAGAGGCAGGGGTAACCACTTTTAACGTGAGGTTAACAAAGTAAGTCATCTATAGCtctttttcacatgtttttagatatattttgttgttgtcgagtaattcttaggtatttCATGATTGGGTCCattcattaaattcatgataagatccatcatgaatgtgagagaagAGAGCACCATTTCTCCTTGCTTCAAGAACACCtaagaattttctatttctactACTCTGCGACAATTTATTTCGATCGTgttctttaatttgtttttgattttatttttttactctttttcacattttttttattcgcTACACATGCTAAGAATCATTACTAATGCTTTTCATATTTCAAATTACATATCAGGAAGTAGCAGAGATTGCTACTGAAGGCGATACATTTAACCTGGATGGTAAATTTCACATAGCAATTGCATGAAGTTGAAGAGGTTCTATCTAGTGCCTTTACTCTAATGGTTTTCTTTTACCTTGGTGTTAATGTCTGTCTACTGCAGCTGCACATGTATACATGAATGTCAGGACTCGTTTGTAATATTTGTGTGGGTGTGGTCTAGATGATTTATTTTATTGCCTTTTCTCTCATCGCCATCATTGTCAGCTTcaaaaatgtaaatttacaaaCAGATCatatgtaattttaatttagttgaAGTGTACTTGTACCTTCGATTGTGATGTTATTGGCCCATGTGGCCCCTCTTTCGGGGGCATTTAGACATAGTTGAATGGATATGCGTGTTAGTTGAAGAATCTCGAGAGTCAAGAGTATGCTTTCTTTAACCCAGCTCATGTTAGGAGGTGGCTTATGAAAAATGACTCTTCTTTTCTCTAAGAACAATTCATAATAGCTGCATGGTAGGAACagttcattttcattttgtccTGCATGGTAGGAACAGTTCATTCTCATTTTGTCACCTTCTCTCTCAGCAATTCTTTACTACtttgtaatttaattagttACTTGGTgataaaccatttttttttttcctcttggaagttgtttaaaagttaaaattgatgACTCTGATTGCACTTGCGGCAAATAAACACGTTGCACTGCTAAATTCTTTTAGCTACAAACTTTGCATGCTTCTGTAGTTACAAGAATGACGTTCTTTCTGACATTTTACTTGCAATTTTCCACAAATTCATCAAACTTATTTACAAATGGCCAACAGTTGTAtaatttgtaaactttttttttttatatacatagaTGTTGACATTCTACTGCGGTAGATTAAAGTTGAATGTAATCAAATGGTTAAGTTCATATCATCTGCATGGTGAGGAAGAAAAGATCGAGAGAGCGGAATTTTGTCTGCTGTCAAGATTCATACTACAtctacaacaaaaacaaaaacaaaacaaaaaagttatgGTGAGGAAACTAAGATTGAAAAGTGGAAAAGAAGCATCTGTATAactacttgaaaattttcacaattttcataGTTTCTTCAGACCCTTTGCAAAGTTTGGATATCGAAGCAAAGTTTTTAGGCTTACTAAAGTATTGGACTGTTCTTGTTGACTTAAGTTTGTCAAGAAACATGGCTTCTAATATAATATGGACTGGAGTGCCCAAACAAGCATCTGTACAactacttgaaaattttcagataCATCACCAACTCTCACAACCAATTACTTGCACCTAGACCCTTCGTACTAAATCACTGTGTTAGTTGACtagcattgaaaaaaaaaaagttgaacatAGATTTGAGGTGCAGTAAGCCAACACCAAAATCACCAAAATTTAGGAGCAACGGAGCTCAATCTAGGCAAGAAAAAGCTTAACTAAACCTCATTCAAATACCAGTTAACCAAGGAAAAGAAGTTTCTTTCAAGGAAGCGCTGTAAGTTTCAGAGCTCACTTACACAATATTGCTTGTTTGACCTTGTAATCAGCATTTCAGCACATGTTTCTAAGACATACAAGGCCCTCACATtataaatgtgtgtgtgtgtgtattcatTGAAGTGCTTTCAAAAACATGACTTCTCTGAtttgaaaaacataaatatgttGACCACATCTATTGTTCATGCTATTTGCAAGGAGTCTTTCTCACGTTGCAACGAGAAGCATTCATTCGTGTTATAGAAAAAGCAAGTTTGCCTCAATTTCTATActaagaaataaacaaattttattggCTTCAATAATGATACCACTCTAAAGAGATGATCTATGCTTTAACATGATATTGTTTCCATGAGGTGTGTAAAGACCCAAATTGAACAGCAGCCATGTCACTGTGCAGCAGCCCAACAAATTGAACAGCAGCAGTCCAACAAATTTGTCTTGTAACTTGTAAGAATCTAGAGCTACATCCTTCAAAAGAATCAAGGAATTGTAATTCTTTTTATCCTCTGTTTAATAAATTTCCTAATTAATTATCACATCTCTATGTTCCATTCGATTGTCATTACTATGACAGAAATTTAGAACAAAAGGATGAAACTCAGAGATATCACCACAACACCACCAATTGATTTGCCAAAACCTCTCGTCAAAACCCCAAGCACATTGAAactcattaatgagaaaataatcATTGCAGCAtgtaaaagacaacaaaattctcattaatgagtaaataacacaaaataCTTTAGATCACCATCATTGCAACatataaaagacaacaaaattctcatcttgattagtaaatttactactttttagtaagtttcaacaaaataatcaaagtcCCACATAAAACACAACCTAATATtacccaaaatcaaaaaagaTATCAGAGCAGAGCAACATACCTGTAATCAACGGTGGCGGGTACGGTGAGGGTTTGATGGAAGCAATGACGACTAATCGAAGAGGGTGAGGGAGATTGGATAGGGAGAGTGAGACTGATGGAGAGTGGGGAAGAGTGGGGAAGATTGATCGCAGAGCAGAGAGCGAGGGAGAGTGTAAAGGGAGAGTGATGGCAGAGGGCGAGGGAGTGTACAGGGAGAGAGTAGAGAGTGAATAGGCATTGTGAGACGTTAGGGAATCAAATCGTTAAGGCAAACTCAATTTCCTACTTACCGAGTTATGCATGTTCACACaagcatttttttattggaaaaagcCACGTCTGCTTCGCCAGCATGGCACAACGGTCAGACAAACTCGACCATACAAATATCGAGTTCTTTAGTAAAACTCGATCCTCACATTCTCAAGTTTTAAAACAAGAGCATTTCCCTAAATAGTTTGAGAAAATGAGCAAAATGCTGAAAAGTTTGTGAGaaaggggcaaatgcccattttgacCCGCTTTTCACAGCTAGATAGGGCAACAAAGCTATGGTTTGCACGTAGTCCCTCTAAGATATCAATTGCTTTTTTTACATTGTAGGCGGGATTCAAACGCAACTCTAttataaaacacaataaactTTACTTGTGAAACTAATTGCAATccacaataaaattaaaataacaaacaaaaaagcaaaaaactaaCTAACAATTAATCATAAGGTAATACACAACCTTTCTCTCTACCTTCTTTGGAAAATCAAAGTTGCTAGTGTCTAAACAATTTATAATAtggattttgcacccataaacTCCAcctttttttacttatttatttagccaccaaaaaaaaaaaaaacccaagagaTTTTGCAGTAGGAATGTAGGATTATATATGATGTCAAAACTTGGAGAAACTATAAGGTCCTCACGGTGGACAAGTGACGTAGTCCACCATTTCAGTAAAAGActcccacttgtttaaaattgtggagttttaaataaaaactgacTACTGACTTGGCAATTTTAAACAGGTGAGAATATTTTACtggaatggtggacaagtaATGTGGTCCATCATGAGGACtatataatttctccaaaacttATGGGCTTCCAAGAGATCACTAGCCACATAAAAgatcttatccaaaaaaatatttaaaattgtaatttttacaatttaacatttactaaactaaaaatttgaactaaataGTGAACACATCAAATTAACATGAAATGTACTTGAAATTACCGAAATATTATGGGCATAATTATTAAGTAAAATGTTTCGAAATTTTGAACCAAAACATGTCattgtcaaaatttaaaaatcaggTACGTATATCCTGATTCCTGAATCCTATATAAGGGAACAACCCCCCATAGCATGGCagcaacaaaaaccaaagacaTTGCCATATTGATAACTGGTAAAATTAAATGGCTAAAATTCCTCTAGCTACAGCTCTAGTACTCTTTCCTCGCCTCGTCCTAGTCTTCATCAGAACCTCTCAAGCCGGTGGCATTGCTGTTTACTGGGGTCAGAGTGGCTATGAAGGAACTCAAACTGAAACATGTGCCACTGGAAAATATTCCCAAGTAATCATATCTTTTCTGAACCATTTTGGCAATGGTAGAACCCCAGAAATCAGCCTTGCAGGCCATTGTAACCCAGCTTCGAATGGGTGCACCATGGTTAGCCCTTGCATAAGATATTGCCCAAGTCGAGGAATTAAGGTGCTACTCTCAATTGGAGGTAGAATTGGAAGCTACTCTCTAGCTTCTTCAATGGATGCCAAAAATGTAGCTGATTATTTTTGGAACAATGTCTTGGGTGGACAGTCACCTTCACGTCCACTAGGTGATGCAATATTAGATGGCACAGATTTTGACATAGAGCTTGGCTCAACACTTCATTGGGATGATCTTGCTAGGTACCTAAAGGCATATAGTCAGTCAGGAAGAGTTGTGCACTTAAATGCAGCTCCTCAATGTCCATTTCCTGATAGTTTTGTTGGTAATGCTCTTAATACGGGGCTTTTTGACTATGTTTGGGttcagttctttttttttttttttggagaaacaaacacacacacacacaagggagagggaaacaATCATCCATGCCAATACAGTGTTGGCAACATCAATAACCCTAATATTCATGGAAAAAATGGACTGCATCGATAAATGCTGGGAGCATATTTATAGGGTTACCGGCGGCTTTTGTGGCGTCAGGTAGCGGGTATATTCCACCCAATGTGTTGGCATCTCAAATACTTCCATTGATAAAGGGATCACCTAAGTATGGAGGTGTGATGCTTTGGTCCAGGTATTTTGATTATAGAAGTGGATATAGTTCCTACATCAAGGGAAGTGTCTGAGGGTACTTAATATGTCTCTACCCAAAACCATTACAAAATAGTgaatattcttttcattttatttgtatgACACTAGATGTGGATGTGGTCGGATAGCCACGAAagggaaaaataattaaataaattggaAATTTTAAGCTAGTATGGATTAATTACTTGGAATGATTCCATACATAAATTCGAATGTTGAGCTCGACTTTCTTGGCTTGTACAATTTTTTCAGTCACGGTGTTGTGATTTCATgtatgtctttttcttt is part of the Quercus robur chromosome 9, dhQueRobu3.1, whole genome shotgun sequence genome and harbors:
- the LOC126700532 gene encoding receptor-like protein EIX1 isoform X4 → MTMIMDGRSFKLPYAFFTLFVLVHLRLALGKLIPGVGDANNISCPEDERQALLEFKKGISDPLGWLSSWGSEEEKKNCCNWQGIQCSNQTGHVIQLQLGISNLTGMISPSILELPYLTYLDLSFNDFNHSHIPDFIGSLSNLEHLNLSRSNLSGPIPHQLGNLSRLRYLHLGLNNLTKSENLEWLSHMSSIEDLDLSFTNLSVANDWLEVVSSLPNLKTLDMSACNLPLMSLSSFSQFNHSKSFTSLESLQLRDNEINDIPKFFGDICTLRELGLSGNNLNGQLIEHINDLFGCAKDSLEVLELARNQLWGSLPDFAMFPSLKEIQLWSNKLNGTMPKTIGNLHNLEHLDVSLNYLQDVISEAHFSNLSELLSLDLSGNSLTLEFDFNWVPPFQLDELHLRSCKLGPRFPNWIRTQRNVTILDISNAQISDTVPAEWFANLPPKLYRLNISSNQIHGQLPNVSKMSSSELKFDLSANRLEGPLPLFSTNVSSLNLSRNRFSGPLSPLCKVNNGGLGFLDLSDNLLSGQLPNCFMNWPNLLILNLANNNFFGEVPSSFGFLSMLHTLSLHDNTFSGDFPNSLKNCSNLRFMDLGNNRFSEKIPAWIAEDLPQLIVLILRSNKFSGSIPRDTCKLKYLRILDLSLNDISGTIPQCLNNFTAMAHKADSSTNLFEGGYYDSYGNSNGDYVDSAMVAWKGREYKFGKNLGLLKIINLSSNKLTGKLPTEITSLLELVVLNVSKNNLIGEIPQTIGQLKLLESFDMSWNQFSGEIPSSMSKLQFLSHLNLSFNNLSGKIPSGTQLQGFDATCFTGNRALCGPPLTQKCPGEETPNQCLPTDNGSIEDDKDNRDEFEKWFYVGAGIGFAVGFWGICSSLILKRSWRHAYFLLLDNMKDWLYVTMEVNKARFWRMFQRQG